The Scyliorhinus canicula chromosome 13, sScyCan1.1, whole genome shotgun sequence genome contains a region encoding:
- the LOC119975598 gene encoding probable G-protein coupled receptor 139 — protein MDQIGAKSHGSSPAPTKPTVPLSIQIKLVLEKIEEIYYPILVGIGVSFNLVTIVILSRGKCGLSKCVTHYLVAMATADLLVVIVDLILRRMPVVYWFEFNFVNSISLCNIHAVLLYAVTDCSVWFTVLFTFDRFVAICCQKLKAKYCNGKTAAIVIAVVTVLSFLKNIFWFFLYTSQYRLADDLWFCVVTGSVRFSLFWRIIELLHYVSTPCIPFFVIILFNVLTVRHIIAANIVRQRLRGQRSGEKKNDPEVQNRKKSIIVMFTISGNFIVLWAVCLIYSVGYQMRWLGYSSIRLHYIIGKIGFIFQLLNCCTNTWIYAMTQTKFRVELMKLMKYPLVAFVKLLVKIVL, from the exons ATGGACCAAATCGGGGCAAAATCGcatggcagctcaccagcaccgaCAAAACCCACAGTTCCATTGAGCATTCAGATAAAGCTGGTACTGGAGAAGATCGAAGAGATATACTACCCGATCCTTGTTGGTATTGGTGTTTCTT TCAACTTAGTGACAATTGTGATCCTGTCTCGTGGCAAGTGTGGACTCTCCAAATGTGTCACTcactacctggtggccatggctacAGCTGATCTACTGGTCGTCATCGTTGATCTGATTCTGAGACGCATGCCTGTTGTTTATTGGTTTGAGTTTAATTTTGTGAACTCCATATCTCTGTGTAACATCCATGCAGTCCTCCTTTATGCAGTCACAGACTGTTCAGTCTGGTTCACCGTCCTAtttacctttgatcgatttgtagcCATTTGCTGCCAGAAGCTGAAAGCTAAATACTGCAATGGAAAAACAGCAGCTATTGTGATAGCAGTAGTGACAGTGCTGAGCTTTCTCAAGAACATTTTCTGGTTCTTTCTGTATACAAGTCAATATAGGCTCGCCGATGACCTCTGGTTTTGCGTTGTGACAGGAAGTGTTCGTTTTTCATTGTTCTGGAGAATAATTGAACTACTTCATTATGTGTCCACTCCCTGTATCCCGTTTTTCGTGATTATCCTGTTCAATGTCTTGACTGTGAGACACATAATAGCTGCAAATATTGTTCGCCAGAGACTCAGGGGCCAGCGCAGTGGAGAGAAGAAAAATGATCCTGAGGTGCAGAACCGGAAAAAATCCATCATTGTAATGTTCACCATTTCTGGGAATTTTATAGTGTTATGGGCTGTTTGTCTGATTTACTCTGTCGGTTACCAAATGAGATGGCTGGGCTACAGTTCTATAAGACTACATTACATAATTGGGAAAATAGGATTTATTTTTCAGCTTCTAAATTGCTGCACCAACACTTGGATTTATGCAATGACACAAACTAAATTCAGAGTGGAGTTGATGAAGTTGATGAAATACCCTTTGGTTGCTTTTGTTAAATTACTGGTTAAAATAGTTCTTTAA